Proteins encoded in a region of the Homalodisca vitripennis isolate AUS2020 unplaced genomic scaffold, UT_GWSS_2.1 ScUCBcl_579;HRSCAF=2902, whole genome shotgun sequence genome:
- the LOC124370857 gene encoding uncharacterized protein LOC124370857 yields METETTPKLGQSVVTRDQSDLEKKQQLSDSECELDQNKQRKMEKDQTDDEINIPTPLFLVLSHKEGGKTFTKVSPFLIHKSLVACGGQPKSIRKLRNGTILVEAANCIQFKKLLKMTSFFDQVAITVQPHASLNSSKGIVFCRDLMDCSEEEIKVELQCEMVTDVVRIVRTENGVKVPTPGLIITFAKPHPPETIKAGYLSLSVRPYFKNPQRCFRCQRFGHSSKVCSNPETCSRCGDEGHQEEGCKNETRCINCKGKHPAYSRECNIFKEEK; encoded by the coding sequence ATGGAAACCGAAACCACTCCAAAACTAGGGCAAAGCGTGGTAACAAGAGATCAAAGTGATCTGGAGAAGAAACAGCAGTTGTCTGACTCAGAATGTGAGCTCGATcaaaacaagcaaagaaaaatggaaaaagatCAAACCGACGATGAGATAAATATTCCTACTCCCTTATTTCTTGTGCTAAGTCATAAGGAAGGTGGAAAAACCTTTACTAAGGTGAGCCCGTTCCTTATCCACAAATCTTTAGTAGCCTGTGGAGGGCAACCTAAATCTATAAGGAAgctgaggaatggaactatcctggTGGAGGCTGCAAATTGCATCCAATTCAAGAAGTTACTTAAAATGACGAGTTTTTTCGACCAGGTAGCGATTACTGTCCAGCCTCATGCCTCTCTGAACTCTTCCAAGGGAATCGTTTTCTGTCGAGACCTTATGGACTGCAGTGAAGAGGAAATAAAGGTTGAGCTGCAGTGCGAAATGGTGACTGATGTGGTCAGGATTGTTCGGACCGAAAACGGGGTAAAGGTTCCTACCCCGGGTCTTATTATAACATTTGCAAAACCCCATCCACCAGAAACCATCAAAGCCGGATATTTGTCTCTATCTGTGCGGCCGTACTTTAAAAACCCCCAGCGGTGTTTCCGCTGTCAGAGGTTCGGGCACTCCAGTAAAGTGTGTTCGAACCCGGAGACATGTTCCCGCTGTGGTGATGAAGGACACCAAGAGGAGGGGTGCAAAAATGAGACGCGATGCATCAATTGCAAGGGAAAACATCCGGCATACTCAAGAGAGTGTAATatctttaaagaagaaaaataa